From the genome of Antennarius striatus isolate MH-2024 chromosome 19, ASM4005453v1, whole genome shotgun sequence, one region includes:
- the pum2 gene encoding pumilio homolog 2 isoform X4 — translation MVYKRLSRGMSVPCSILGMNDVAWQETRGGMLHANGAPETGVVRVHGGGPLAAVVGAGQAPGVSHLQGMDRGVNPTTPGTPQPPLSGRSQDDATVGYFFQRQPGEQFGGCAPNKHRWPTGDANHVDQVRAVDEMNYDFQALALESRGMGELLPAKKLWDSDELAKDGRKGMLLGEEWRDNAWGSPHHSVSQPIMVQRRPGQSFHGNGDANSVLSPRSEGGGLGVSMVEYVLSSSPGDKMDGHYRNGGYGGADVDQDGREKSDVQEKGSPFEEDKSPEMKVGEETDPSKVNGRGLLNGMDRDCKDFNPTPGSRQASPTEAVERMGPGQVGLEMMGQHHPHVLQQHNPAHNKTAAEDFQNQEAQNMGGMEQQAGVESLQFDYAGNQIQVDSSGTPVGLFDYTAQQQLFQRSNPLTVQQLTAAQQQQYALAAAQAQHLAGHVPAFVPNPYIINAAPPGTDPYTAAGLAAAATLAGPTVVPPQYYGVPWGVYPANLFQQQTASTANHSANQQASNQGPGPGQPQVMRTGTSQRPLTPGQGQQSQQESLAAAAAANPALAYAGMPGYQVLAPTAYYDQTGALVMGPGARTGLGGPVRLVQTPLLINPAAAQAAAAVSASGSGNNMSGPPANGLYRSMPQPQPQPPPQQQQAPPPSSGLPSSSFYGSGSVPNTSQSSSLFSHTPAAPPPSSSLGFSGTGGSLGVGLGSALGGFGSSVSSSTSSSVSRRDSLLASSDLYKRGGSSLTPIGQPFYNSLGYSSSPSPIGLTPGHSPLTPPPSLPSSHGSSSSLHLGGLTNGSGRYISAAPGAEAKYRSAGGTSSLFNSSSQLFPPSRPRYSRSDVMPSGRSRLLEDFRNNRFPNLQLRDLPGHMVEFSQDQHGSRFIQQKLERATPAERQMVFGEILQAAYQLMTDVFGNYVIQKFFEFGSADQKLALATRIRGHVLPLALQMYGCRVIQKALESISSDQQVISDIVRELDGHVLKCVKDQNGNHVVQKCIECVQPQALQFIIDAFQGQVFVLSTHPYGCRVIQRILEHCTQEQTLPILEELHQHSEQLGQKYQGVSLEMTPKTYYTVSRDALFKDQYGNYVIQHVLEHGRPEDKSKIVAEVRGKVLVLSQHKFASNVVEKCVIHSSRAERALLIDEVCCQKDGPHSALYTMMKDQYANYVVQRMIDMAEPAQRKIIMHKIRPHIATLRKYTYGKHILAKLEKYYMKSGSELGPIGGPSNGLM, via the exons ATGGTGTACAAAAG ACTTTCCCGTGGAATGAGCGTTCCATGCAGCATCCTAGGTATGAATGACGTGGCCTGGCAGGAGACAAGAGGTGGGATGCTGCATGCAAACGGCGCTCCTGAGACCGGAGTCGTCAGAGTTCACGGTGGAGGGCCCCTAGCAGCCGTCGTAGGAGCCGGACAGGCTCCGGGAGTTTCGCACTTACAGGGCATGGACAGGGGTGTGAACCCCACCACCCCGGGTACCCCCCAGCCTCCACTGAGCGGGCGATCTCAGGACGACGCCACTGTCGGATACTTCTTCCAGAGGCAGCCCGGGGAGCAGTTCGGAGGGTGCGCGCCCAACAAGCATCGATGGCCGACTGGAGACGCCAATCATGTGGATCAG GTTCGCGCCGTGGACGAAATGAACTACGACTTCCAAGCGCTGGCTTTGGAGTCCAGGGGAATGGGAGAG CTTCTTCCTGCGAAAAAGCTTTGGGACTCCGACGAGTTGGCCAAGGACGGGAGGAAGGGGATGCTGCTCGGCGAGGAGTGGAGGGACAACGCGTGGGGGTCGCCTC ATCATTCAGTGTCTCAGCCAATCATGGTGCAGCGGCGACCGGGCCAGAGTTTCCACGGGAATGGTGACGCCAATTCTGTGCTTTCACCTCGCTCAGAAGGCGGAGGCCTCGGGGTGAGCATGGTGGAGTACGTCCTGAGCTCCTCCCCCGGAGACAAGATGGACGGACACTACCGGAACGGAGGCTAC GGCGGAGCGGACGTCGACCAAGACGGGAGGGAGAAGAGCGACGTCCAGGAGAAAGGCTCCCCCTTCGAGGAGGACAAGAGTCCCGAGATGAAAGTGGGAGAGGAGACGGATCCGTCCAAAGTCAACGGGCGAGGTTTACTCAACGGCATGGACCGAGACTGCAAAGACTTCAA TCCGACCCCCGGGAGCCGCCAGGCCTCCCCCACCGAGGCCGTGGAGAGGATGGGTCCCGGTCAGGTGGGTTTGGAGATGATGGGGCAGCACCACCCCCACGTCCTCCAGCAACACAACCCCGCCCACAACAAGACCGCCGCCGAGGACTTCCAGAACCAGGAGGCCCAGAACATGGGGGGGATGGAGCAGCAGGCCGGCGTCGAGTCGCTACAGTTCGACTACGCCGGGAACCAGATCCAGGTGGACTCGTCGGGGACTCCGGTGGGGCTGTTCGACTACACTGCCCAGCAGCAG ttgTTCCAGAGATCTAACCCTCTGACGGTCCAGCAGCTGACCGcggcgcagcagcagcagtacgCCCTGGCTGCAGCCCAGGCCCAGCACCTCG CTGGTCACGTTCCTGCGTTCGTGCCAAACCCTTACATCATCAACGCTGCCCCCCCTGGAACCGATCCCTACACGGCCGCCGGGCTGGCGGCAGCAGCGACGCTCGCAG GCCCGACGGTCGTTCCGCCGCAGTACTACGGCGTCCCGTGGGGGGTGTACCCCGCCAATCTCTTCCAGCAACAGACCGCATCGACTGCCAATCACTCGGCCAATCAGCAGGCATCCAATCAGGGACCAGGGCCCGGCCAGCCTCAG GTGATGCGCACAGGAACCAGCcagcgacctttgacccctgggCAGGGCCAGCAGAGCCAGCAGGAGTCTCTAGCTGCGGCTGCTGCGGCCAACCCGGCGCTGGCGTACGCGGGGATGCCCG GTTATCAGGTTTTGGCCCCCACAGCGTATTACGACCAGACCGGCGCCCTGGTGATGGGCCCCGGTGCCCGGACCGGTCTGGGAGGGCCGGTCCGCCTCGTCCAGACCCCCCTCCTCATCAACCCCGCCGCGGCACAAGCCG CAGCTGCCGTGTCGGCGTCCGGCTCTGGCAACAACATGTCGGGCCCCCCGGCCAACGGCCTCTACCGCTCCATGCCTCAGCCCCAACCGCAGCCGCccccgcagcagcagcaggcgcccccccccagcagcggCCTGCCCTCCAGCTCGTTCTACGGCTCCGGCTCGGTGCCCAACACGTCCCAGAGCAGCTCCCTGTTCTCTCACACCCCCGCCGCGCCCCCGCCCAGCTCCTCGCTGGGCTTCAGCGGCACCGGCGGCTCGCTGGGCGTCGGCTTGGGCTCGGCCCTCGGGGGCTTTGGCTCTTCAG TATCCagctccaccagcagcagcgtGTCCCGGAGGGACTCCTTGCTGGCGAGCTCCGACCTCTACAAgcgggggggcagcagcttgaCTCCCATTGGCCAACCCTTCTACAACAGCCTGGGCTACTCGTCCTCCCCCAGCCCCATCGGCCTCACTCCGGGTCACTCCCCGCTCACTCCTCCACCGTCTCTGCCCTCCTCCCACGGCTCCTCGTCCAGCCTCCACCTCG gcggCCTGACAAACGGCAGCGGGCGTTACATTTCCGCCGCTCCCGGAGCAGAAGCCAAGTACCGGAGCGCCGGCGGGACGTCCAGCCTGTTCAACTCCAGCAGCCAGCTGTTCCCCCCCTCCCGCCCCCGCTACAGCCGCTCCGACGTCATGCCGTCCGGACGCAGCCGCCTGCTGGAGGACTTCAGGAACAACCGCTTCCCCAACCTGCAGCTGCGCGACCTCCCGGGTCACATGGTGGAGTTCTCTCAGGACCAACACGGCTCCAG ATTCATCCAACAGAAGCTGGAGAGGGCCACGCCCGCTGAGAGGCAGATGGTGTTCGGGGAGATCTTACAAGCGGCGTACCAGCTGATGACCGACGTGTTCGGGAACTACGTCATCCAGAAGTTCTTCGAG TTCGGAAGCGCCGACCAGAAGCTGGCGTTGGCGACGCGGATCCGCGGACACGTCCTCCCGCTGGCGCTGCAGATGTACGGATGTCGAGTCATCCAGAAAGCCCTGGAGTCCATCTCCTCAGACCAGCAGGTAATT agCGATATCGTCCGCGAGCTGGACGGCCACGTGTTGAAGTGCGTGAAGGACCAGAACGGAAACCACGTGGTGCAGAAGTGCATCGAGTGTGTGCAGCCTCAGGCCCTGCAGTTCATTATTGATGCCTTCcagggacag GTTTTTGTACTTTCCACACACCCCTACGGCTGCAGAGTCATCCAGAGGATTTTGGAGCACTGCACCCAGGAGCAGACCCTACCcatcctggaggagctgcatCAGCACTCTGAACAGCTgggccag AAATATCAAGGCGTTTCATTGGAGATGACCCCCAAAACATATTATACAGTGTCCCGTGATGCACTGTTCAAG GATCAGTACGGGAACTACGTCATCCAGCACGTGTTGGAGCACGGCAGGCCGGAGGACAAGAGCAAGATCGTGGCCGAGGTTCGCGGGAAGGTTCTGGTCCTGAGTCAGCACAAGTTTGCGAG taaCGTGGTGGAGAAGTGCGTGATCCACTCGTCGCGGGCCGAGCGAGCCCTGCTGATCGACGAGGTGTGCTGCCAGAAGGACGGCCCCCACAGCGCCCTGTACACCATGATGAAGGACCAGTACGCCAACTACGTGGTGCAGAGGATGATCGACATGGCCGAGCCCGCGCAGCGCAAAATCATCATGCACAag aTCCGGCCCCACATCGCCACTTTACGCAAGTACACCTACGGGAAGCACATCCTGGCCAAGCTAGAAAAGTACTACATGAAGAGCGGCTCTGAGCTGGGCCCCATCGGGGGGCCCTCAAACGGCCTCATGTAG
- the pum2 gene encoding pumilio homolog 2 isoform X10, producing the protein MVYKRLSRGMSVPCSILGMNDVAWQETRGGMLHANGAPETGVVRVHGGGPLAAVVGAGQAPGVSHLQGMDRGVNPTTPGTPQPPLSGRSQDDATVGYFFQRQPGEQFGGCAPNKHRWPTGDANHVDQVRAVDEMNYDFQALALESRGMGELLPAKKLWDSDELAKDGRKGMLLGEEWRDNAWGSPHHSVSQPIMVQRRPGQSFHGNGDANSVLSPRSEGGGLGVSMVEYVLSSSPGDKMDGHYRNGGYGGADVDQDGREKSDVQEKGSPFEEDKSPEMKVGEETDPSKVNGRGLLNGMDRDCKDFNPTPGSRQASPTEAVERMGPGQVGLEMMGQHHPHVLQQHNPAHNKTAAEDFQNQEAQNMGGMEQQAGVESLQFDYAGNQIQVDSSGTPVGLFDYTAQQQLFQRSNPLTVQQLTAAQQQQYALAAAQAQHLAGHVPAFVPNPYIINAAPPGTDPYTAAGLAAAATLAGPTVVPPQYYGVPWGVYPANLFQQQTASTANHSANQQASNQGPGPGQPQVMRTGTSQRPLTPGQGQQSQQESLAAAAAANPALAYAGMPGYQVLAPTAYYDQTGALVMGPGARTGLGGPVRLVQTPLLINPAAAQAAAAVSASGSGNNMSGPPANGLYRSMPQPQPQPPPQQQQAPPPSSGLPSSSFYGSGSVPNTSQSSSLFSHTPAAPPPSSSLGFSGTGGSLGVGLGSALGGFGSSVSSSTSSSVSRRDSLLASSDLYKRGGSSLTPIGQPFYNSLGYSSSPSPIGLTPGHSPLTPPPSLPSSHGSSSSLHLGGLTNGSGRYISAAPGAEAKYRSAGGTSSLFNSSSQLFPPSRPRYSRSDVMPSGRSRLLEDFRNNRFPNLQLRDLPGHMVEFSQDQHGSRFIQQKLERATPAERQMVFGEILQAAYQLMTDVFGNYVIQKFFEFGSADQKLALATRIRGHVLPLALQMYGCRVIQKALESISSDQQVISDIVRELDGHVLKCVKDQNGNHVVQKCIECVQPQALQFIIDAFQGQVFVLSTHPYGCRVIQRILEHCTQEQTLPILEELHQHSEQLGQDQYGNYVIQHVLEHGRPEDKSKIVAEVRGKVLVLSQHKFASNVVEKCVIHSSRAERALLIDEVCCQKDGPHSALYTMMKDQYANYVVQRMIDMAEPAQRKIIMHKIRPHIATLRKYTYGKHILAKLEKYYMKSGSELGPIGGPSNGLM; encoded by the exons ATGGTGTACAAAAG ACTTTCCCGTGGAATGAGCGTTCCATGCAGCATCCTAGGTATGAATGACGTGGCCTGGCAGGAGACAAGAGGTGGGATGCTGCATGCAAACGGCGCTCCTGAGACCGGAGTCGTCAGAGTTCACGGTGGAGGGCCCCTAGCAGCCGTCGTAGGAGCCGGACAGGCTCCGGGAGTTTCGCACTTACAGGGCATGGACAGGGGTGTGAACCCCACCACCCCGGGTACCCCCCAGCCTCCACTGAGCGGGCGATCTCAGGACGACGCCACTGTCGGATACTTCTTCCAGAGGCAGCCCGGGGAGCAGTTCGGAGGGTGCGCGCCCAACAAGCATCGATGGCCGACTGGAGACGCCAATCATGTGGATCAG GTTCGCGCCGTGGACGAAATGAACTACGACTTCCAAGCGCTGGCTTTGGAGTCCAGGGGAATGGGAGAG CTTCTTCCTGCGAAAAAGCTTTGGGACTCCGACGAGTTGGCCAAGGACGGGAGGAAGGGGATGCTGCTCGGCGAGGAGTGGAGGGACAACGCGTGGGGGTCGCCTC ATCATTCAGTGTCTCAGCCAATCATGGTGCAGCGGCGACCGGGCCAGAGTTTCCACGGGAATGGTGACGCCAATTCTGTGCTTTCACCTCGCTCAGAAGGCGGAGGCCTCGGGGTGAGCATGGTGGAGTACGTCCTGAGCTCCTCCCCCGGAGACAAGATGGACGGACACTACCGGAACGGAGGCTAC GGCGGAGCGGACGTCGACCAAGACGGGAGGGAGAAGAGCGACGTCCAGGAGAAAGGCTCCCCCTTCGAGGAGGACAAGAGTCCCGAGATGAAAGTGGGAGAGGAGACGGATCCGTCCAAAGTCAACGGGCGAGGTTTACTCAACGGCATGGACCGAGACTGCAAAGACTTCAA TCCGACCCCCGGGAGCCGCCAGGCCTCCCCCACCGAGGCCGTGGAGAGGATGGGTCCCGGTCAGGTGGGTTTGGAGATGATGGGGCAGCACCACCCCCACGTCCTCCAGCAACACAACCCCGCCCACAACAAGACCGCCGCCGAGGACTTCCAGAACCAGGAGGCCCAGAACATGGGGGGGATGGAGCAGCAGGCCGGCGTCGAGTCGCTACAGTTCGACTACGCCGGGAACCAGATCCAGGTGGACTCGTCGGGGACTCCGGTGGGGCTGTTCGACTACACTGCCCAGCAGCAG ttgTTCCAGAGATCTAACCCTCTGACGGTCCAGCAGCTGACCGcggcgcagcagcagcagtacgCCCTGGCTGCAGCCCAGGCCCAGCACCTCG CTGGTCACGTTCCTGCGTTCGTGCCAAACCCTTACATCATCAACGCTGCCCCCCCTGGAACCGATCCCTACACGGCCGCCGGGCTGGCGGCAGCAGCGACGCTCGCAG GCCCGACGGTCGTTCCGCCGCAGTACTACGGCGTCCCGTGGGGGGTGTACCCCGCCAATCTCTTCCAGCAACAGACCGCATCGACTGCCAATCACTCGGCCAATCAGCAGGCATCCAATCAGGGACCAGGGCCCGGCCAGCCTCAG GTGATGCGCACAGGAACCAGCcagcgacctttgacccctgggCAGGGCCAGCAGAGCCAGCAGGAGTCTCTAGCTGCGGCTGCTGCGGCCAACCCGGCGCTGGCGTACGCGGGGATGCCCG GTTATCAGGTTTTGGCCCCCACAGCGTATTACGACCAGACCGGCGCCCTGGTGATGGGCCCCGGTGCCCGGACCGGTCTGGGAGGGCCGGTCCGCCTCGTCCAGACCCCCCTCCTCATCAACCCCGCCGCGGCACAAGCCG CAGCTGCCGTGTCGGCGTCCGGCTCTGGCAACAACATGTCGGGCCCCCCGGCCAACGGCCTCTACCGCTCCATGCCTCAGCCCCAACCGCAGCCGCccccgcagcagcagcaggcgcccccccccagcagcggCCTGCCCTCCAGCTCGTTCTACGGCTCCGGCTCGGTGCCCAACACGTCCCAGAGCAGCTCCCTGTTCTCTCACACCCCCGCCGCGCCCCCGCCCAGCTCCTCGCTGGGCTTCAGCGGCACCGGCGGCTCGCTGGGCGTCGGCTTGGGCTCGGCCCTCGGGGGCTTTGGCTCTTCAG TATCCagctccaccagcagcagcgtGTCCCGGAGGGACTCCTTGCTGGCGAGCTCCGACCTCTACAAgcgggggggcagcagcttgaCTCCCATTGGCCAACCCTTCTACAACAGCCTGGGCTACTCGTCCTCCCCCAGCCCCATCGGCCTCACTCCGGGTCACTCCCCGCTCACTCCTCCACCGTCTCTGCCCTCCTCCCACGGCTCCTCGTCCAGCCTCCACCTCG gcggCCTGACAAACGGCAGCGGGCGTTACATTTCCGCCGCTCCCGGAGCAGAAGCCAAGTACCGGAGCGCCGGCGGGACGTCCAGCCTGTTCAACTCCAGCAGCCAGCTGTTCCCCCCCTCCCGCCCCCGCTACAGCCGCTCCGACGTCATGCCGTCCGGACGCAGCCGCCTGCTGGAGGACTTCAGGAACAACCGCTTCCCCAACCTGCAGCTGCGCGACCTCCCGGGTCACATGGTGGAGTTCTCTCAGGACCAACACGGCTCCAG ATTCATCCAACAGAAGCTGGAGAGGGCCACGCCCGCTGAGAGGCAGATGGTGTTCGGGGAGATCTTACAAGCGGCGTACCAGCTGATGACCGACGTGTTCGGGAACTACGTCATCCAGAAGTTCTTCGAG TTCGGAAGCGCCGACCAGAAGCTGGCGTTGGCGACGCGGATCCGCGGACACGTCCTCCCGCTGGCGCTGCAGATGTACGGATGTCGAGTCATCCAGAAAGCCCTGGAGTCCATCTCCTCAGACCAGCAGGTAATT agCGATATCGTCCGCGAGCTGGACGGCCACGTGTTGAAGTGCGTGAAGGACCAGAACGGAAACCACGTGGTGCAGAAGTGCATCGAGTGTGTGCAGCCTCAGGCCCTGCAGTTCATTATTGATGCCTTCcagggacag GTTTTTGTACTTTCCACACACCCCTACGGCTGCAGAGTCATCCAGAGGATTTTGGAGCACTGCACCCAGGAGCAGACCCTACCcatcctggaggagctgcatCAGCACTCTGAACAGCTgggccag GATCAGTACGGGAACTACGTCATCCAGCACGTGTTGGAGCACGGCAGGCCGGAGGACAAGAGCAAGATCGTGGCCGAGGTTCGCGGGAAGGTTCTGGTCCTGAGTCAGCACAAGTTTGCGAG taaCGTGGTGGAGAAGTGCGTGATCCACTCGTCGCGGGCCGAGCGAGCCCTGCTGATCGACGAGGTGTGCTGCCAGAAGGACGGCCCCCACAGCGCCCTGTACACCATGATGAAGGACCAGTACGCCAACTACGTGGTGCAGAGGATGATCGACATGGCCGAGCCCGCGCAGCGCAAAATCATCATGCACAag aTCCGGCCCCACATCGCCACTTTACGCAAGTACACCTACGGGAAGCACATCCTGGCCAAGCTAGAAAAGTACTACATGAAGAGCGGCTCTGAGCTGGGCCCCATCGGGGGGCCCTCAAACGGCCTCATGTAG
- the pum2 gene encoding pumilio homolog 2 isoform X13 — protein MVYKRLSRGMSVPCSILGMNDVAWQETRGGMLHANGAPETGVVRVHGGGPLAAVVGAGQAPGVSHLQGMDRGVNPTTPGTPQPPLSGRSQDDATVGYFFQRQPGEQFGGCAPNKHRWPTGDANHVDQVRAVDEMNYDFQALALESRGMGELLPAKKLWDSDELAKDGRKGMLLGEEWRDNAWGSPHHSVSQPIMVQRRPGQSFHGNGDANSVLSPRSEGGGLGVSMVEYVLSSSPGDKMDGHYRNGGYGGADVDQDGREKSDVQEKGSPFEEDKSPEMKVGEETDPSKVNGRGLLNGMDRDCKDFNPTPGSRQASPTEAVERMGPGQVGLEMMGQHHPHVLQQHNPAHNKTAAEDFQNQEAQNMGGMEQQAGVESLQFDYAGNQIQVDSSGTPVGLFDYTAQQQLFQRSNPLTVQQLTAAQQQQYALAAAQAQHLAGHVPAFVPNPYIINAAPPGTDPYTAAGLAAAATLAGPTVVPPQYYGVPWGVYPANLFQQQTASTANHSANQQASNQGPGPGQPQVMRTGTSQRPLTPGQGQQSQQESLAAAAAANPALAYAGMPGYQVLAPTAYYDQTGALVMGPGARTGLGGPVRLVQTPLLINPAAAQAAAVSASGSGNNMSGPPANGLYRSMPQPQPQPPPQQQQAPPPSSGLPSSSFYGSGSVPNTSQSSSLFSHTPAAPPPSSSLGFSGTGGSLGVGLGSALGGFGSSVSSSTSSSVSRRDSLLASSDLYKRGGSSLTPIGQPFYNSLGYSSSPSPIGLTPGHSPLTPPPSLPSSHGSSSSLHLGGLTNGSGRYISAAPGAEAKYRSAGGTSSLFNSSSQLFPPSRPRYSRSDVMPSGRSRLLEDFRNNRFPNLQLRDLPGHMVEFSQDQHGSRFIQQKLERATPAERQMVFGEILQAAYQLMTDVFGNYVIQKFFEFGSADQKLALATRIRGHVLPLALQMYGCRVIQKALESISSDQQVISDIVRELDGHVLKCVKDQNGNHVVQKCIECVQPQALQFIIDAFQGQVFVLSTHPYGCRVIQRILEHCTQEQTLPILEELHQHSEQLGQDQYGNYVIQHVLEHGRPEDKSKIVAEVRGKVLVLSQHKFASNVVEKCVIHSSRAERALLIDEVCCQKDGPHSALYTMMKDQYANYVVQRMIDMAEPAQRKIIMHKIRPHIATLRKYTYGKHILAKLEKYYMKSGSELGPIGGPSNGLM, from the exons ATGGTGTACAAAAG ACTTTCCCGTGGAATGAGCGTTCCATGCAGCATCCTAGGTATGAATGACGTGGCCTGGCAGGAGACAAGAGGTGGGATGCTGCATGCAAACGGCGCTCCTGAGACCGGAGTCGTCAGAGTTCACGGTGGAGGGCCCCTAGCAGCCGTCGTAGGAGCCGGACAGGCTCCGGGAGTTTCGCACTTACAGGGCATGGACAGGGGTGTGAACCCCACCACCCCGGGTACCCCCCAGCCTCCACTGAGCGGGCGATCTCAGGACGACGCCACTGTCGGATACTTCTTCCAGAGGCAGCCCGGGGAGCAGTTCGGAGGGTGCGCGCCCAACAAGCATCGATGGCCGACTGGAGACGCCAATCATGTGGATCAG GTTCGCGCCGTGGACGAAATGAACTACGACTTCCAAGCGCTGGCTTTGGAGTCCAGGGGAATGGGAGAG CTTCTTCCTGCGAAAAAGCTTTGGGACTCCGACGAGTTGGCCAAGGACGGGAGGAAGGGGATGCTGCTCGGCGAGGAGTGGAGGGACAACGCGTGGGGGTCGCCTC ATCATTCAGTGTCTCAGCCAATCATGGTGCAGCGGCGACCGGGCCAGAGTTTCCACGGGAATGGTGACGCCAATTCTGTGCTTTCACCTCGCTCAGAAGGCGGAGGCCTCGGGGTGAGCATGGTGGAGTACGTCCTGAGCTCCTCCCCCGGAGACAAGATGGACGGACACTACCGGAACGGAGGCTAC GGCGGAGCGGACGTCGACCAAGACGGGAGGGAGAAGAGCGACGTCCAGGAGAAAGGCTCCCCCTTCGAGGAGGACAAGAGTCCCGAGATGAAAGTGGGAGAGGAGACGGATCCGTCCAAAGTCAACGGGCGAGGTTTACTCAACGGCATGGACCGAGACTGCAAAGACTTCAA TCCGACCCCCGGGAGCCGCCAGGCCTCCCCCACCGAGGCCGTGGAGAGGATGGGTCCCGGTCAGGTGGGTTTGGAGATGATGGGGCAGCACCACCCCCACGTCCTCCAGCAACACAACCCCGCCCACAACAAGACCGCCGCCGAGGACTTCCAGAACCAGGAGGCCCAGAACATGGGGGGGATGGAGCAGCAGGCCGGCGTCGAGTCGCTACAGTTCGACTACGCCGGGAACCAGATCCAGGTGGACTCGTCGGGGACTCCGGTGGGGCTGTTCGACTACACTGCCCAGCAGCAG ttgTTCCAGAGATCTAACCCTCTGACGGTCCAGCAGCTGACCGcggcgcagcagcagcagtacgCCCTGGCTGCAGCCCAGGCCCAGCACCTCG CTGGTCACGTTCCTGCGTTCGTGCCAAACCCTTACATCATCAACGCTGCCCCCCCTGGAACCGATCCCTACACGGCCGCCGGGCTGGCGGCAGCAGCGACGCTCGCAG GCCCGACGGTCGTTCCGCCGCAGTACTACGGCGTCCCGTGGGGGGTGTACCCCGCCAATCTCTTCCAGCAACAGACCGCATCGACTGCCAATCACTCGGCCAATCAGCAGGCATCCAATCAGGGACCAGGGCCCGGCCAGCCTCAG GTGATGCGCACAGGAACCAGCcagcgacctttgacccctgggCAGGGCCAGCAGAGCCAGCAGGAGTCTCTAGCTGCGGCTGCTGCGGCCAACCCGGCGCTGGCGTACGCGGGGATGCCCG GTTATCAGGTTTTGGCCCCCACAGCGTATTACGACCAGACCGGCGCCCTGGTGATGGGCCCCGGTGCCCGGACCGGTCTGGGAGGGCCGGTCCGCCTCGTCCAGACCCCCCTCCTCATCAACCCCGCCGCGGCACAAGCCG CTGCCGTGTCGGCGTCCGGCTCTGGCAACAACATGTCGGGCCCCCCGGCCAACGGCCTCTACCGCTCCATGCCTCAGCCCCAACCGCAGCCGCccccgcagcagcagcaggcgcccccccccagcagcggCCTGCCCTCCAGCTCGTTCTACGGCTCCGGCTCGGTGCCCAACACGTCCCAGAGCAGCTCCCTGTTCTCTCACACCCCCGCCGCGCCCCCGCCCAGCTCCTCGCTGGGCTTCAGCGGCACCGGCGGCTCGCTGGGCGTCGGCTTGGGCTCGGCCCTCGGGGGCTTTGGCTCTTCAG TATCCagctccaccagcagcagcgtGTCCCGGAGGGACTCCTTGCTGGCGAGCTCCGACCTCTACAAgcgggggggcagcagcttgaCTCCCATTGGCCAACCCTTCTACAACAGCCTGGGCTACTCGTCCTCCCCCAGCCCCATCGGCCTCACTCCGGGTCACTCCCCGCTCACTCCTCCACCGTCTCTGCCCTCCTCCCACGGCTCCTCGTCCAGCCTCCACCTCG gcggCCTGACAAACGGCAGCGGGCGTTACATTTCCGCCGCTCCCGGAGCAGAAGCCAAGTACCGGAGCGCCGGCGGGACGTCCAGCCTGTTCAACTCCAGCAGCCAGCTGTTCCCCCCCTCCCGCCCCCGCTACAGCCGCTCCGACGTCATGCCGTCCGGACGCAGCCGCCTGCTGGAGGACTTCAGGAACAACCGCTTCCCCAACCTGCAGCTGCGCGACCTCCCGGGTCACATGGTGGAGTTCTCTCAGGACCAACACGGCTCCAG ATTCATCCAACAGAAGCTGGAGAGGGCCACGCCCGCTGAGAGGCAGATGGTGTTCGGGGAGATCTTACAAGCGGCGTACCAGCTGATGACCGACGTGTTCGGGAACTACGTCATCCAGAAGTTCTTCGAG TTCGGAAGCGCCGACCAGAAGCTGGCGTTGGCGACGCGGATCCGCGGACACGTCCTCCCGCTGGCGCTGCAGATGTACGGATGTCGAGTCATCCAGAAAGCCCTGGAGTCCATCTCCTCAGACCAGCAGGTAATT agCGATATCGTCCGCGAGCTGGACGGCCACGTGTTGAAGTGCGTGAAGGACCAGAACGGAAACCACGTGGTGCAGAAGTGCATCGAGTGTGTGCAGCCTCAGGCCCTGCAGTTCATTATTGATGCCTTCcagggacag GTTTTTGTACTTTCCACACACCCCTACGGCTGCAGAGTCATCCAGAGGATTTTGGAGCACTGCACCCAGGAGCAGACCCTACCcatcctggaggagctgcatCAGCACTCTGAACAGCTgggccag GATCAGTACGGGAACTACGTCATCCAGCACGTGTTGGAGCACGGCAGGCCGGAGGACAAGAGCAAGATCGTGGCCGAGGTTCGCGGGAAGGTTCTGGTCCTGAGTCAGCACAAGTTTGCGAG taaCGTGGTGGAGAAGTGCGTGATCCACTCGTCGCGGGCCGAGCGAGCCCTGCTGATCGACGAGGTGTGCTGCCAGAAGGACGGCCCCCACAGCGCCCTGTACACCATGATGAAGGACCAGTACGCCAACTACGTGGTGCAGAGGATGATCGACATGGCCGAGCCCGCGCAGCGCAAAATCATCATGCACAag aTCCGGCCCCACATCGCCACTTTACGCAAGTACACCTACGGGAAGCACATCCTGGCCAAGCTAGAAAAGTACTACATGAAGAGCGGCTCTGAGCTGGGCCCCATCGGGGGGCCCTCAAACGGCCTCATGTAG